In Acidobacteriota bacterium, one genomic interval encodes:
- a CDS encoding cysteine dioxygenase family protein, with amino-acid sequence MIESNRGNLQTLIRSLDDAVRLADIPSITRKIKQDLETMIGGGQLELPDAICRPGISCYSRRLLHSNPELGYTVVVMAWGPGQKTQLHDHSGIWCVECVVEGNIDVCQYELQEVNNGRYRFDRRGEVRTGVGDAGCLIPPFEYHTLGNPLPDTRSVTLHVYGGEMDCCCLYVPQDSDWWVQQHRRLNYEN; translated from the coding sequence ATGATCGAGTCCAACCGTGGGAACCTGCAGACGCTGATTCGTAGCCTGGACGACGCCGTCCGGCTTGCCGATATCCCATCCATCACCCGCAAGATCAAGCAGGACCTCGAGACGATGATCGGGGGCGGTCAGCTGGAGCTTCCGGACGCCATCTGCCGACCGGGGATCTCCTGTTATTCCCGTCGCCTCCTGCATAGCAACCCGGAGTTGGGTTACACCGTCGTCGTGATGGCCTGGGGACCCGGGCAGAAGACGCAGCTCCACGATCATTCCGGTATCTGGTGTGTCGAGTGTGTCGTCGAGGGAAACATCGACGTCTGTCAGTACGAGCTTCAGGAGGTCAACAACGGTCGCTATCGATTCGACCGTCGCGGCGAGGTTCGCACGGGGGTGGGCGACGCGGGCTGCCTCATCCCTCCCTTCGAGTACCACACGCTGGGCAACCCACTCCCGGACACGCGATCGGTGACTCTCCATGTCTACGGCGGCGAGATGGATTGCTGCTGTCTCTACGTCCCGCAAGACTCGGACTGGTGGGTCCAGCAGCACAGACGCCTCAACTACGAAAACTGA
- a CDS encoding cysteine synthase family protein — MDTYKNILETMGNTPLIELTRYSPEGGLLLGKVESFNPGSSVKDRIGSALIDHGEREGLLKPGGTIVEPTSGNTGLGLAMAAALRGYTLICTAPDKISVEKIALLKAFGVEVITCPTQVSADDSRSYYKVAERIRDEQGAYLPYQYHNQANPEAHYDSTGPEIWRQTEGKITHWVAGIGTGGTISGVARYLKEQNPDVQVVGVDTVGSIYAYYHKHRKLPPADQIHQYLIDGIGEDFMPDTVWWDSIDDVITVSDRKAYQAVLELSRKEAIFTGSSGGAAVVAARQVARDLSNDHVVVTLFPDSGERYLSKINDAWMSEQDLLAPA; from the coding sequence ATGGATACCTACAAGAACATCCTCGAGACGATGGGCAACACACCGCTCATCGAATTAACGCGTTATTCTCCGGAGGGCGGCCTCCTCCTCGGTAAGGTGGAATCGTTCAACCCGGGATCCAGCGTCAAGGATCGGATCGGCAGCGCGTTGATCGACCACGGCGAACGGGAGGGTCTCCTGAAGCCCGGCGGGACGATCGTCGAACCCACATCGGGCAATACCGGCCTCGGACTGGCGATGGCGGCGGCGCTACGCGGTTACACGTTGATCTGTACGGCGCCCGACAAGATCTCGGTCGAGAAGATCGCCCTGCTGAAGGCGTTTGGCGTCGAGGTCATCACTTGCCCGACCCAGGTGTCCGCCGACGATTCGCGTTCCTACTACAAGGTCGCGGAGCGGATCCGAGACGAACAGGGCGCCTACCTGCCCTACCAGTACCACAACCAGGCCAACCCGGAGGCGCATTACGACTCGACGGGTCCCGAGATCTGGCGGCAGACCGAGGGCAAGATCACTCACTGGGTCGCAGGCATCGGCACCGGCGGCACGATCAGTGGCGTGGCTCGCTATCTCAAGGAACAGAACCCGGACGTACAGGTCGTGGGCGTCGATACGGTGGGCAGCATCTACGCGTACTACCACAAGCATCGCAAGCTTCCGCCGGCCGACCAGATCCACCAGTACCTGATCGATGGCATCGGTGAGGACTTCATGCCGGATACGGTCTGGTGGGATTCCATCGACGACGTCATCACGGTCAGCGATCGGAAGGCCTATCAGGCGGTTCTTGAACTCAGTCGCAAGGAGGCGATCTTCACCGGCTCGTCCGGCGGTGCAGCGGTCGTCGCGGCCCGCCAGGTCGCCCGAGACCTCTCGAACGATCATGTCGTGGTGACGTTGTTCCCCGATTCGGGCGAGCGATACCTGTCCAAGATTAACGATGCCTGGATGAGCGAGCAGGATCTGCTGGCACCGGCATAG
- a CDS encoding HU family DNA-binding protein: MAKAKAAPKKSMTKSELLNAISTETDLTRREITSVLDALGTQISKSLGRRGVGMFTIPGLIKIEKKKVPARKARKNVPNPFKPGEMMDVAAKPASTKVKLRALKSLKDMV, encoded by the coding sequence ATGGCCAAGGCCAAAGCTGCACCGAAGAAATCAATGACCAAGAGCGAGCTGCTCAACGCGATCTCCACCGAAACCGATCTCACCCGCCGTGAGATCACCTCGGTGCTGGACGCCCTCGGGACTCAGATCTCGAAGAGCCTCGGCCGTCGTGGCGTCGGCATGTTCACCATTCCCGGTCTGATCAAGATCGAGAAGAAGAAGGTCCCTGCCCGTAAGGCTCGCAAGAACGTGCCGAACCCGTTCAAGCCCGGCGAGATGATGGACGTCGCTGCCAAGCCGGCCAGCACGAAAGTCAAGCTCCGTGCCCTCAAGAGCCTGAAGGATATGGTCTAA